The Candidatus Methylomirabilota bacterium genome segment CTCACGGCCGGCCACCGGCAGCACCGCCGGATCGAGCAGCCCCAGCTGCACCAGCACCGAGGCCTGGTCCCAGTAGATGTGCTCGTGGGCCAGCTTGCCGTCCCGGAAGTGCACGACCACGACCAGGGGAATCTCGACGCGCCGGCCGGTGGGCGCCACGCCGGGCAGCATCCAGTCCATGCGGATCGTGTGGGTGAACCGGAATACCATCTCGTCCACGACCCGCTCGTCGCCGATCGTGCGCGAGATCGGGGTCATCTCCGTATCC includes the following:
- a CDS encoding ester cyclase; translated protein: DTEMTPISRTIGDERVVDEMVFRFTHTIRMDWMLPGVAPTGRRVEIPLVVVVHFRDGKLAHEHIYWDQASVLVQLGLLDPAVLPVAGRETAQKALDPRRPSNELIDRADRAVRR